In Microcella indica, the genomic window GCCCTGCTCGCGTCCTCCTCGCAGGAGGTCGTGGATGCTCTGCGCACGCGTGCCCGCGGCACCTCCTCCGACGACGTCACGGTCGTCGTCGTGCGGCGCGACGACTGAGCGAGAAGGACCCCGCGGTCTTGAGGCTGCGGCGAGCACGCTAAAGTTGGACGCGGATTTGTCTCGACATCGAGAAATCTCGACATCGAGAGACCGCATCGACCACTTCCAATGTTGTGCACGCGGATGGGATGAAACACCGTGGATCTTTTCGAGTACCAGGCCCGAGACCTCTTCGAGAAGTACGGGGTTCCCGTGCTTCCCGGCGTCATCGCCGACACCCCTGAGGAGGCGAGGGCCGCAGCCGAGAAGATCGGCGGCGTCACGGTCGTCAAGGCCCAGGTCAAGGTCGGCGGGCGCGGCAAGGCCGGCGGCGTCAAGGTCGCCAAGACGGCCGACGAGGCCGAGGCTCACGCCCGTGACATCCTCGGCCTCGACATCAAGGGCCACGTCGTCCAGCGCGTCATGGTCGCGGCGGGCGCCGACATCGCCGAGGAGTACTACTTCTCGGTGCTCCTCGACCGGGCGAACCGCACCTACCTCGCGCTCTGCAGCGTCGAGGGCGGTGTCGAGATCGAGCAGCTCGCGGAGGAGCGCCCCGATGCCCTCGCGAAGGTGCACGTCGATCCGCTGACGGGCATCGACCTCGACACGGCGCGCGAGATCGCCCGTCAGGGCGGCTTCTCGGAGGAGCTCGTCGAGAAGGTCGCCCCGGTCTTCGTGAGCCTCTACCGCGTCTTCGACGACGAGGATGCGACGCTCGTCGAGGTGAACCCGCTCGTGCTCACGGGCGCTGGCGACATCATCGCGCTCGACGGCAAGGTCTCGATCGACGAGAATGCCGGCTTCCGCCACCCGCATCAGGCAGAGTGGGCTGGCGGCGAGCAGGGCGACCCTCTCGAGGCGAAGGCCAAGGAGCACGACCTCAACTACGTCAAGCTCGACGGCGAGGTCGGCATCATCGGCAACGGTGCGGGGCTCGTCATGTCGACGCTCGACGTCGTCGCCTACGCGGGCGAGGCCCACGGTGGCGTCAAGCCGGCGAACTTCCTCGACATCGGGGGCGGAGCATCCGCGACCGTCATGGCGGCCGGCCTCGACGTGATCCTCGGTGACGCCCAGGTCAAGAGCGTGTTCGTCAACGTCTTCGGCGGCATCACCTCGTGCGATGCCGTCGCGAACGGCATCGTGAAGGCGCTCGAGATTCTCGGCGATGCGGCGACCAAGCCGCTCGTCGTGCGCCTCGACGGCAATAACGTCGAGGAGGGCCGCCGCATCCTCGCGGAGGCCGCTCACCCGCTCGTGACGCTCGCGAGCTCCATGGACGAGGGCGCCGACAAGGCTGCCGAACTGGCTGCGAAGTAAGGGATACGCGAACAATGTCGATCTTCCTCACCAAGGATTCCAAGGTCATCGTCCAGGGCATCACGGGCGGCGAGGGCACCAAGCACACCGCGCTCATGCTCAAGGCGGGCACCCAGATCGTCGGCGGCGTGAACGCGCGCAAGGCCGGCACGACGGTCGAGCACTCCGCGAAGGACGGCTCGGCTCTCGAGCTGCCGGTCTTCGGCTCGGTCGCCGAGGCGATGTCGAGCACGGGCGCCGACGTGTCGATCGCCTTCGTGCCCCCGGCCTTCGCGAAGGACGCCGCGATCGAGGCCATCGAGGCGGGCATCCCGCTGCTGGTCATCATCACCGAGGGCATCCCCGTGCAGGACTCCGCCGACATCTGGGCGACGGCGCAGGCGCACGGCAACGTGACGCGCATCATCGGCCCGAACTGCCCCGGCATCATCACGCCGGAGGAGTCCCTCGCGGGCATCACGCCCGCGACGATCACGGGCAAGGGCCCGATCGGTCTCGTCTCGAAATCGGGCACGCTCACCTACCAGATGATGTTCGAGCTGCGCGACCTGGGCTTCTCGACCGCGATCGGCATCGGCGGCGACCCCATCATCGGCACCACGCACATCGATGCCCTCGCGGCATTCGAGGCCGACCCCGAGACGAAGGCGATCGTCATGATCGGCGAGATCGGCGGTGACGCCGAGGAGCGCGCGGCCGACTTCATCAAGGCCAACGTCACGAAGCCCGTCGTGGGCTACGTCGCGGGCTTCACCGCCCCCGAGGGCAAGACCATGGGCCACGCCGGTGCCATCGTTTCCGGCTCCGCGGGAACCGCGCAGGCCAAGAAGGAGGCCCTCGAGGCCGCGGGCGTCAAGGTCGGCAAGACGCCGAGCGAGACGGCTTCCCTCATGCGCGAGGTCATCGCCGCGCTGTAAGCGGCGACCGCACTCAGCAGACGACGGCCCTGCCGACCCCCTGGATGGGGCGGCAGGGCCGACGCTGTGTGCGGAGAGGCGGGCGTGTGCCACCCCGCACGATCGTGGGCGCCCGAGCTCAGGCGCGGTAGTGGTCGTCGCGCTCGTACTCGCGCAATGGGCGGGCACGGGGAACCCGGCGGTAGCCGTCGCGCATGATCGCGATGCCCTTGCCGCCGATGCCCGCGGCGGCGAGGAGTGCGAGGAGGATGAGAGCGATCGTGGTCATGGCAGAAAATCTATGACTGGATAATCTCGGCCACGAGTGGCAGGATTGCCATAGTCAGTCAATATTCCGCCACGCTGCTTCGTCTCCTGGAAAGGCCGTCCATGCTCCGACGTGTCGTCGCCCTCGCAATCCCCGGCCTCGCGCCCTTCGAGTTCGGCGTGCTGTGCGAGGTCTTCGGTATCGACCGCAGTTCCTCCGGCGCACCCGCGTTCGACTTCCACGTCGTCACCGCCGACCCCGGGCCCGTGCGCACGAGCCTCGGGTTCGACATCCTCGTGACCGACGACCTGTCGGTCGTGGCCGAGGCCGATCTCATCGCGGTCGCCGCGCGCAGCATCGGTCCGGTGGACGAGCGCTACCTCGAGGTGATCCGCGCGGCGGAGGCGCGGGGAGCCTGGGTGCTCAGCGTGTGCAGCGGGTCGTTCGTGCTGGGTGAGTCGGGCATCCTCGACGGTCGCCGCAGCGCGACGCACTGGATGTACGCGGAGGAGATGCAGCGCACCTACCCCCGCACCGTCGTCGACCCTGACGTGCTGTTCGTCGAGGATCGTCGCGTCATCACGGGCGCGGGCACCGCGGCCGGCATCGACGCGTGCCTGCACCTCGTGCGCCGCGAGCACGGTGCCGCCGCAGCGTCGGTGATCGCGCGGCGCATGGTCGTGCCGCCGCAGCGCGATGGCGGGCAGAGCCAGTACATCCAGCAACCCGAGCTGCAGCACGGCGGCACGAGTCTCGCCGAGCTCACCGACTGGATGCTCGACCACCTCGGCGACGATCACTCGGTCGAGGCCCTCGCGCGCCGCGCGCTGATGTCGGAGCGCACCTTCGCCCGCCGATTCCGCGCCGAGCTCGGCGAGAGCCCCGCCGCATGGCTCAACCGCCAGCGGCTCTTGCGCGCGCAGCAGCTGCTCGAGGAGTCCGACGCCCCCGTCGAGGAGGTCGCGCGCGTGTGCGGCTTCGGCTCCTCGGCGACGCTGCGGCACCACTTCACGCGGTCGCTCGGCACGACGCCGCAGGCCTACCGCCGCGCGTTCGGCGTGCGCGTCGCGCGCTAGGTTGCCGGCATCGCTGCCAGGTGCAGGAACATCGGGCAGGTACTGCCCGAGATGAGCGGGTCCACTACCTGCGGGGCCCCGACTTACTGCACGTGGCAGAACCCCACGTGATCTCCACGCACCTTTCCTCGGATCTGTGGAACCCTGTCCGCATGAGGAATGCACGCGATCGCGCCGGCCCTCGCCTCGCGGCGATCGTCGCGGTGACGGCCGTCACGGTGACGATCGCGGGATGCTCCCCTCGGGTTCTCGAGTCGCCGAGCGGGCTGCTCGTGCCGGTGGCGGCCGAGTACAACGGAATGGAAGCACTGCTCGAGGGCGAACTCGCCACGACATCGGGTGGGTGTCTCGCTGTTCGCTGGGGTGAGCCGGCGACGGTGACGGTCATCGTGACCGCTCCCGGGACCCGGCTTGAGGGTGACAGCGCCGTCGTCATGCCCGGCCACGAGTCGCTGACCGTGGGAGACACGGTTGCACTGGGAGGGGGCTTCCGGAACCCGGACGACTGGCCCGAGAACATCGCCCTTCCCGCCGAGTGCGATTCGGAGACCGAGGTCTTCTTCGTCAACTCGGGCGGCTGACCGGTCTACTCGCGGCGGTCGTGCCGCCGGGGGAGGACGTGCGCGGGCGCCTCGACAGCGGCCGGGAACTCGCACGTGAAGCGGCCCTCGTAGCCGAAGAGGAACCCGAACGTGCGGTTGCGCACCTCGAGGCGGATCACGTACTCGCGCGCCTCGTCGTCGAACGACTCGCGCAGGTCGGCGCGGCCCGAGAAGAGCATCGGGAAGGGGAACGCGAGTGGACCGGCAGAGAAGCGCTGAGCATCCGACCGCAGGTGCAGCGAGCCGTCCTCCTCGACCGCGAGGTCCAGGTCGACGGCGAGGTGCTGGTGCGTGCCGAGGTAGTCGACGACGCGACCCGTCGCGCCGAGGATCATGGTGGCGTCGAAACGCCCGGGCCGCTCAGGGTGATGCGGGTAGTCGAAGGTGCGCACGAATGTCACCGTCTCGCGCCCGAAGGGGTCGCGGTAGGCGTAGTTCTCGACGGTGAAGGGCACGTTCTTGCCGGGATACGGGGCGAGGATGTTGCGGATGCGCCCGATGTGGAGGAACGGCACCGTCCACCACGGGCCGCGCCGGATGCTCGTCATGATGCCGCCACCGACGCACGCGTAGCCCGCCGCGAGGCTGACGCCGAAGCGTCTCTGCAGCATGGGGTGCAGCCGGTCGAAGTCTTCGCCCATGGCTTGCGCGAAGATGCTGCTGCTGTCGGGCCCCTCCCCGCGCTCGGCGTCCCGCGGCACGGCGTCGGGGGTGCTCACGGCGCCGCCAGCGCGGCGAGGTCGGCCGGGGCATCCGCCATCGCGGCGGGGCGTCCGATGCTCCACGTGCAGTCGGAGGCGCGCGGCCGGCCGCGCGGCCACGGCAGCACTGCGCGCCACAGCGGCCAGCGCTCGGGCTCCTCGCCGCGCTCAACCCACCGTCGCAGCCGCGCGAAGCTGTAGGCCGTCATCCACGCGACGAGCGGGCGCACGAGCACTCGGTCGAGCAGCGCACCCCAGCCGGGCTCGTAGTCGTAGCCCGTGAGGAAGCGCACGCCGCCCTCGACGGGCTCGTACCGCCAGTAGCCGCGGCCGTCGCGCAGCGGCGAGAGCCGGTCGGTGGTCGTGAAGCGCAGCGCGGAGGTGCGGGCGCCGTCGGCGCCGAGGCGGGAGCCGAGCGAGATGCCGGTTCCGCGGATCGTGCGCACGAGCATCCCGCGTTCGTACTGGAACCGCCAGAGGCCGCCCTCGCCCTGCTCGGTGGGCACGATGCGGCTGAAGCGCGCGTCCCATCGTGCGTGCGACTGCGGGTCTTGCGTGAGGCTCCACACCGCGTCGAGGTCGGCCGCGACGGTGATCTCGACGCGGATCGCTCGACTGCTCATGCGCTCAGTCTGGCAGGCGGGGCACGGCGTTCGGGGTGCGGGCCGCGCCGTAGACTGCCGCCGTGAGCGCGGGTGAAGCGGGGCCGGTGAGCGGCGGCGGCGAGGTCGTCGTCGAGACCGCCGTGCGCAATGTCGGCGGCCTGCACACGCGCCCCGCCGCCGTCATCGCCGAGCTGCTCGCAGGCTTCGCCGCGACCGTGACGCTCGCCGTGCCCGGCAAGGAGCCCGCGACCGCCACGAGCGCCATCAGCATCGCGATCCTCGCCGCCGCCCCCGGAACCCCCGTGCGCATCACCGGCACCGGCGCCGACGCGCGCGCCGCCGTCGAGGCCGTGCGCGAGCTCATCGAGGAGGGCTTCGGGGAGGAGCTTGCCGAGGAGCTCGCTGAGGAGCTCTCCGAGACGGGCGGGCCGTCGACGGGGGCACCGGATGCGGCCCCCGTCGCTGCGCCGCCGTCCGCCCCCGCCGAGCACCACCCCGCCCGCCCGCTCGGGGTCAGCCCCGGCCGGGTCGTCGGCCCGGTGGCCGTGCGCCGCGGCGCCCGCCCGGTCGCGCCGTCCACCGCGGAGCGGCTTCCGGCGGCCGCGCGCCCCGACGCCGTCGAGCGCCTCGAGCGCGCGACGGCGCACGTCGCCGAGGGTCTGCGCGCGAGCGGCGAGCGGCTCGAGGGTCAGCGGCGCGAGGTGCTGCTCGCCACGGCGGTGCTCGCTGCAGACGAGGCTGTCGCGGCGGCCGCCGCCGCGGGAATCCGCGATGACGGCCTCACGCCCGAGGCCGCTGTGTGGCGCGAGCTCACGCGCACGGCGGAGCGCTACCGCGAGGCGGGCGGGCGGTTCGCCGAGCGCACGATCGACCTCATCGATGTGCGCGACCGCATCATCGCGCGCCTGCGCGGCGTCGAGCTGGCCGGGCTGCCGGAGACGGGGCATCCGGTCATCGTCGTCGCCGACGATCTGGCGCCCGCCGACACGGTCGCGCTCGACGCGACCACGTGCCTCGCGCTCGTGACGGAGCAGGGCGGGCCGACCTCGCACACGGCGATCATCGCGC contains:
- the sucD gene encoding succinate--CoA ligase subunit alpha; translated protein: MSIFLTKDSKVIVQGITGGEGTKHTALMLKAGTQIVGGVNARKAGTTVEHSAKDGSALELPVFGSVAEAMSSTGADVSIAFVPPAFAKDAAIEAIEAGIPLLVIITEGIPVQDSADIWATAQAHGNVTRIIGPNCPGIITPEESLAGITPATITGKGPIGLVSKSGTLTYQMMFELRDLGFSTAIGIGGDPIIGTTHIDALAAFEADPETKAIVMIGEIGGDAEERAADFIKANVTKPVVGYVAGFTAPEGKTMGHAGAIVSGSAGTAQAKKEALEAAGVKVGKTPSETASLMREVIAAL
- the sucC gene encoding ADP-forming succinate--CoA ligase subunit beta; translation: MDLFEYQARDLFEKYGVPVLPGVIADTPEEARAAAEKIGGVTVVKAQVKVGGRGKAGGVKVAKTADEAEAHARDILGLDIKGHVVQRVMVAAGADIAEEYYFSVLLDRANRTYLALCSVEGGVEIEQLAEERPDALAKVHVDPLTGIDLDTAREIARQGGFSEELVEKVAPVFVSLYRVFDDEDATLVEVNPLVLTGAGDIIALDGKVSIDENAGFRHPHQAEWAGGEQGDPLEAKAKEHDLNYVKLDGEVGIIGNGAGLVMSTLDVVAYAGEAHGGVKPANFLDIGGGASATVMAAGLDVILGDAQVKSVFVNVFGGITSCDAVANGIVKALEILGDAATKPLVVRLDGNNVEEGRRILAEAAHPLVTLASSMDEGADKAAELAAK
- a CDS encoding DUF4166 domain-containing protein: MSTPDAVPRDAERGEGPDSSSIFAQAMGEDFDRLHPMLQRRFGVSLAAGYACVGGGIMTSIRRGPWWTVPFLHIGRIRNILAPYPGKNVPFTVENYAYRDPFGRETVTFVRTFDYPHHPERPGRFDATMILGATGRVVDYLGTHQHLAVDLDLAVEEDGSLHLRSDAQRFSAGPLAFPFPMLFSGRADLRESFDDEAREYVIRLEVRNRTFGFLFGYEGRFTCEFPAAVEAPAHVLPRRHDRRE
- a CDS encoding GlxA family transcriptional regulator; translated protein: MLRRVVALAIPGLAPFEFGVLCEVFGIDRSSSGAPAFDFHVVTADPGPVRTSLGFDILVTDDLSVVAEADLIAVAARSIGPVDERYLEVIRAAEARGAWVLSVCSGSFVLGESGILDGRRSATHWMYAEEMQRTYPRTVVDPDVLFVEDRRVITGAGTAAGIDACLHLVRREHGAAAASVIARRMVVPPQRDGGQSQYIQQPELQHGGTSLAELTDWMLDHLGDDHSVEALARRALMSERTFARRFRAELGESPAAWLNRQRLLRAQQLLEESDAPVEEVARVCGFGSSATLRHHFTRSLGTTPQAYRRAFGVRVAR
- a CDS encoding SRPBCC family protein, translating into MSSRAIRVEITVAADLDAVWSLTQDPQSHARWDARFSRIVPTEQGEGGLWRFQYERGMLVRTIRGTGISLGSRLGADGARTSALRFTTTDRLSPLRDGRGYWRYEPVEGGVRFLTGYDYEPGWGALLDRVLVRPLVAWMTAYSFARLRRWVERGEEPERWPLWRAVLPWPRGRPRASDCTWSIGRPAAMADAPADLAALAAP